ACAATCTGGCGCCATATTATCAAGAACGTTCCCGCCGCTGATCTTGCTGAGGCGCTTGGGCTGGTCTGCACGGTGTTGGGTGCAGGGAAAGATGCGCTTGCGCGAAGCTACGTCTCTCTCGCCAGCAAAACAAAGGCGCCATCTCTTAATCTTGAATCACTGTTCACAGGAACTGCCGGGTAAGAACCTCCGGCATTCTTCTCCATCAATCCGAAGGATTTATCATGATCAGAACTATCTCCGATTTTGAACATCTCTGGTCTGCGGAAATCGAGAATACGCAGAAAGTCTTCAAACATCTCACCAATGAATCGCTGACCAAAGTCATCCATCCCGATGTGCGAACGCTCGGCAGGATTGCGTGGCACATTACGATTACCATTCCGGAAATGTGCGGCAAGATGGGATTGAACCTCGCCGGACCGAAAGAGAACGATCCGATTCCTGCAACGGCAAAGGAAATTCTCAAGGGCTACAGCGATGCCGCAATTTCTCTTCTCGAAGAAGTGAAGAAGAATTGGAAAGATGAAACGCTCGAGGTCGTGAATGATATGTACGGAGAAAAATGGAAGCGCGGCTTCACCCTGGAAGGATTCGTCAAACACGAAATTCATCATCGCGGAGAGATGATTGCGCTGATGCGCATTGCCGGTTTGGCTGTTCCCGGCCTGTACGGCCCGACACGCGAGGAATGGGCACAATACGGGATGCCGCCACCGGAGGTGTGACAACAAGTCCAAACATTCGAATGACACTTCTCCGCCTCATCATCTTCACCCTACTCGTTCCAGGTACGGTTGCCGTTTTCGCCCCCTACTGGATTCTCCAGATGTTCCCCGGGAAATTCGATATAGGAGACTGGCGCTTCGGCGGGATGTTTCTGATGATTGATGGACTTGTCATGTACATCTTTAGCGCGCTTGCCTTTTTGAGAGAAGGCGGTGGGACGCCGGCAATGTGGTTTACCAGAGTGTTCAGCTTTTTCATTGGCGAGGAACCGGCAAAGCTCGTTCGCGGAAAACTGTATCAATTCAGCCGGAACCCGATGTACGTCAGTGTTCTCTTGTTCATTATCGGCGAAGCGCTGTGGTTCGGGTCTGGTGTGTTGCTCATCTATGCCGCCATTGTCTTGTTGTTCTTCCACCTCACGATTGTGTTCATTGAAGAACCTCATCTGCGAAAGAAGAATGGCGCCGCGTATGAGGAGTACACTCGAACCGTTCCGCGGTGGTTCGGCTTCCGAAAAAGGCAATCATGAAGCCCAACCCCAAGGATCACTTCTCAAAACAATCCGCCGAGTACGCCGAATACCGTCCCCGATACCCGAAAGAACTGTTCGCCTATCTTGCCTCGTTGACAAGTGAACATGAGCTTGCCGTTGATTGTGCCACGGGAAACGGGCAGGCAGCTGTCGGACTTGCAGACTATTACGGTCGCGTTGTTGCCCTTGATCAAAGCCCCCAGCAACTTGCACATGCTCCGCGCCATCCCCGCATCACATATCAGATTGGAAAAGCAGAGGCGCTCGGCGTTGCACCGCACACTGCAGATCTTGTCGCAGTTGCCCAAGCGCTTCATTGGTTTTCGCTCGACGAGTTCTATGCTGAAGCGAGAAGAGTATTGAAACCTGCCGGCATACTCGCGGTGTGGACGTACGGTATCAACTGCATCTCGCCGGAGATCGACACTCTCGTCCGCGAGTATCACGACAAGGTTCTCGAAGGATATTGGCCGCCCGAACGCTCGCACATTATTGATGGCTACCGTTCACTCCCATTTCCTTTT
This DNA window, taken from Bacteroidota bacterium, encodes the following:
- a CDS encoding DinB family protein, with amino-acid sequence MIRTISDFEHLWSAEIENTQKVFKHLTNESLTKVIHPDVRTLGRIAWHITITIPEMCGKMGLNLAGPKENDPIPATAKEILKGYSDAAISLLEEVKKNWKDETLEVVNDMYGEKWKRGFTLEGFVKHEIHHRGEMIALMRIAGLAVPGLYGPTREEWAQYGMPPPEV
- a CDS encoding phosphatidylethanolamine N-methyltransferase family protein; this translates as MTTSPNIRMTLLRLIIFTLLVPGTVAVFAPYWILQMFPGKFDIGDWRFGGMFLMIDGLVMYIFSALAFLREGGGTPAMWFTRVFSFFIGEEPAKLVRGKLYQFSRNPMYVSVLLFIIGEALWFGSGVLLIYAAIVLLFFHLTIVFIEEPHLRKKNGAAYEEYTRTVPRWFGFRKRQS
- a CDS encoding class I SAM-dependent methyltransferase, whose product is MKPNPKDHFSKQSAEYAEYRPRYPKELFAYLASLTSEHELAVDCATGNGQAAVGLADYYGRVVALDQSPQQLAHAPRHPRITYQIGKAEALGVAPHTADLVAVAQALHWFSLDEFYAEARRVLKPAGILAVWTYGINCISPEIDTLVREYHDKVLEGYWPPERSHIIDGYRSLPFPFRELTPPAIEMQAEWTLEQLLGYLRSWSATQRYITATSKNPLNLIERALRKEWDTGRNTKRVFWPLTLRIGVVGEHPSAGG